GGTTGTGCATCGGTTATCGAGGATTCTGGCCGTTGATGAGTTCGGTGGCTGCAGTAGAGGTTACCTCTGCACGTGGAGGGACAGATTCTCAGAAGAGATCGTATGAGGGCGCTGATGAGGAGTTGCTTGGGTTTGCCGCACGTGAAACGCAGGATTCGCGTGGGCACGCGCgaaagaagagaaggagGACGTACAATGCGATGACGCAATACAGTCAGACAGATACCTCTATCGGTGGTCTCCCGACTCATATTGTACAGAGTTTCCCCGCTGGGTACATCAAGAAAGTTGTTCTTAAGAACTTTATGTGCCATGAACATTTCGAGATGGATCTGGGGCCGAAGTTGAATTTCATAGTCGGTAACAACGGAAGTGGTAAGAGTGCCATTCTAACAGCTATTACAGTAGGGCTTGGTGCCAAGGCGGCGGAGACCAATCGGGggaactctttgaaagatttgatCAAGGAAGGCTGCCATAGGGCTAAGATTGCCATCACTCTAGAGAATGAGTCGTATGGTGCGTATCAACCAGACGTTTTTGGCTCAGAGATTATAATAGAAAGGACCATCAAAAGGGATGGGACGGCTACTTTTTCTCTAAGGACAGAGACGCGTAACGTTATCAGCACGAAAAGGAAGGATGTTCTTACGATAGTGGACTACTTCTCCGTTCCAATAAGTAATCCGATGTGTTTCCTTTCCCAGGACGCTGCTAGGTCATTCTTGACCGCGAGCACCCCGCACGACAAGTATCTCCACTTCATGAAGGGTACTTTACTTCAAGAGATTAACGATAACCTCGACCGCGCTAAATTGATCTGCGAGACTTCGCAGAATAATATGGTGCTGCATTACTCAAACttgaagactttgaaaCACGACTACGAGGACTCGAAAAGGCTGGTTAAAGAATTGAATCAGACCTCCAACTTAACGGAAAGGAAACTGCTGTTACAGGGCAAATCGTTGTGGTTGGATATCGAGCATAACGAGAAATCTGTCTCTACATTGCAAGAGAAGATTGATGAAGTGAAGGGGAAAATTAGAGAGGTTGATGGGAAAATTGAGGGTAAACATCAGAAAATCGAAAGGTTCAAAACTGACGCCGAACAGGTAACAAGCACAATTGAAGCCAAATTGGAGGAGATTACCGAAATTGAATCAAAACATCAGGAAGTAAGGGAGAAACTGAGAGTGGTAAGAaacaaatttgaaattgaaaaatctAACGAAAAGCAAGCACAAGAAAGTATCAAGAAATGTGAGGAAAACATTAGGAATTTGGATGTCTCGATCAAAAGACTGGAGGACGAACTACAGAGAGAAATGGGTGGTGATAAAGAACAAATGAGGCAAGAGCTGAACGAATTGGAGGCGAAGCAGGAACAACTTCTCTCAAAAAGCAGGGATATACTTCCCGCCCTTGAGACTCTCGAGAGTAACGATAAAGCCCTTGAAAACGAGCGAGCATCAGCAATTTCTGAAGTTCAGCGCATAATAACAGAACGTACCGCAGAATTACAGAATATCTCCAAAGGTATGGATAGTTTCTTGAGCAACTTTGACCCAAATATCGAAATGTTGCTAAAGACAATTAACCATAATAAACATAGATTCCGGGAATTACCAATCGGGCCGCTTGGTAACTACATTTCTGTTAAGGACGAATTCAAAGAGTGGCTGCGTCCCATTCAAAGATATTTGTCATCTTCACTATCCTCCTTCGTCGTGACAAACGCGGCAGACAATAAATTACTTCGCCAAATCATTAAACAGTGTAGGCTAAGGACAAATATTCCAATTGTCACTTATAAgttcagcaacttcaacttCGAAAACGGTAAGCCACAGGGTCCCCACACCACTGTACTGGATGTATTGTCTTTTAAAGATCccaaaatttcaagactGCTTGTAGATCTGAACAAGATTGAAAAGGTTGTATTAATAAAAAACAAAGATGAAGCAAGAAACTATTTGAGGTCTGGTCCCAGAAATGTAACTATGGCGTTGGCCTTGAGAGATGAAAATAGTGGGTTTCAATTGGTTGGAGGTTACCGGTTAGATACTGTTTCATATCAAATGAAGCTAAGACTTAAAGCTGGTTCCTCAGGCGACGGCAACGCTTCTTACATAAAAGAGCTAattcatcaagaagaacatAGACTGTCACAGGTAAGGAATAACTTCGAAGAGAAAATCAAGGGACTTCAAACAGATTTAAGAAAAATGCACATGAAGCACAGAGATGTTAACAACGAATTGAAGCTTGTAAAGCAGAAAATAAGGGGGTTGAGGATTAATCTTGATAAAGAAGTAGACACAGGTGTTTTGACCTCGAAAAAGGACGAGAGGGAAAATCAATTGAGAGCAATCGAAAGTTACAAGCTTGGGATAAAAGAGTTGGAAAAGACCATAGCATCGCTAGCAGATGATGCACAGCCACTAAAAAATTTATACGATGAGGGCAAAAGATCTCTCATGAAGGCAAAGGATGAATTATcagaattcaaagagagagCAAGCAAGCGTGAGTCGAAAATTGAAAAGCTCACCGACGAAATCAAATACTACGAGGGAAAAAAGCTGGACATGCTAGAGACAATTACCGGGATTGAGCAGAATATAACTTCGCTAAGTGATGGATTGAAAAAACAAGTGGAAAGCGCAAAAAGATTTTGTACTTTGGAGCAATCCAACTCTGAAGAGCTGCCAAACGATCAGGAggaaatcaaaaaagagCTAGACAGAATATCAAAATCAATACAGCGGGTGGAGAATCAAATTGGGTTTTCACAGGACAAGGTTTTGGAACTATACGACAAAAGTAGATCCAAATACAAGGAGGGCCAGAATAAGTACCTGGCTGTCCATCAGGCTTTGGAACTGCTACAAGAATCCATAGAAAAACGTTGGCAAAATTTCCACCATTTAAGACACGTAACTTGTCTAGAAGCAGATCTTGACTTCAGATCCTCGATCAGGGTTAGAGGTTTTGCAGGGAATCTTGTATTTGTCGAAGATACCAAAAGCTTGGAAATACATATAGTGACGGcaaatgatgaagaggcAAGAGATGTGGATACTCTGTCTGGTGGAGAAAAGTCATTTTCTCAAATGGCACTTCTGCTAGCTACATGGAAGCCGATGCGTTCACGGATTATCGCCCTAGATGAATTTGATGTTTTCATGGATCAGGTGAACAGGAAGATAGGTACCGCGTTGATTGTTAAGAAACTAAAAAATGAAAGTAGGACTCAGACGATTATTATTACCCCTCAAGATATTGGTAAGATTACAGAAATTGATAGTACTGGGGTGAAAA
The genomic region above belongs to Huiozyma naganishii CBS 8797 chromosome 2, complete genome and contains:
- the SMC6 gene encoding DNA repair protein SMC6 (similar to Saccharomyces cerevisiae SMC6 (YLR383W); ancestral locus Anc_4.237) gives rise to the protein MSSVAAVEVTSARGGTDSQKRSYEGADEELLGFAARETQDSRGHARKKRRRTYNAMTQYSQTDTSIGGLPTHIVQSFPAGYIKKVVLKNFMCHEHFEMDLGPKLNFIVGNNGSGKSAILTAITVGLGAKAAETNRGNSLKDLIKEGCHRAKIAITLENESYGAYQPDVFGSEIIIERTIKRDGTATFSLRTETRNVISTKRKDVLTIVDYFSVPISNPMCFLSQDAARSFLTASTPHDKYLHFMKGTLLQEINDNLDRAKLICETSQNNMVLHYSNLKTLKHDYEDSKRLVKELNQTSNLTERKLLLQGKSLWLDIEHNEKSVSTLQEKIDEVKGKIREVDGKIEGKHQKIERFKTDAEQVTSTIEAKLEEITEIESKHQEVREKLRVVRNKFEIEKSNEKQAQESIKKCEENIRNLDVSIKRLEDELQREMGGDKEQMRQELNELEAKQEQLLSKSRDILPALETLESNDKALENERASAISEVQRIITERTAELQNISKGMDSFLSNFDPNIEMLLKTINHNKHRFRELPIGPLGNYISVKDEFKEWLRPIQRYLSSSLSSFVVTNAADNKLLRQIIKQCRLRTNIPIVTYKFSNFNFENGKPQGPHTTVLDVLSFKDPKISRLLVDLNKIEKVVLIKNKDEARNYLRSGPRNVTMALALRDENSGFQLVGGYRLDTVSYQMKLRLKAGSSGDGNASYIKELIHQEEHRLSQVRNNFEEKIKGLQTDLRKMHMKHRDVNNELKLVKQKIRGLRINLDKEVDTGVLTSKKDERENQLRAIESYKLGIKELEKTIASLADDAQPLKNLYDEGKRSLMKAKDELSEFKERASKRESKIEKLTDEIKYYEGKKLDMLETITGIEQNITSLSDGLKKQVESAKRFCTLEQSNSEELPNDQEEIKKELDRISKSIQRVENQIGFSQDKVLELYDKSRSKYKEGQNKYLAVHQALELLQESIEKRWQNFHHLRHVTCLEADLDFRSSIRVRGFAGNLVFVEDTKSLEIHIVTANDEEARDVDTLSGGEKSFSQMALLLATWKPMRSRIIALDEFDVFMDQVNRKIGTALIVKKLKNESRTQTIIITPQDIGKITEIDSTGVKIHKMKDPQRQNNSNNTDGRQ